The Bacillus sp. Y1 genome has a window encoding:
- a CDS encoding alpha-galactosidase → MGIQYRSEDRLFHLQAKDTSYVIQVVKGGYLLHLYWGKRIKQYRHSNYIQQVDRGFSGNPYDHKDDRTFSLDTLPQEYPQYGNTDFRKPAYQIQLPNGSTVSDLRYDSHVIFKGKKKLDGLPATYVEDENEAETLEITMKDGVAGLTVILSYTVFEQLNVITRSVRFKNESSENMNLLSALSMSVDFMDADFDFLHLHGAHVKERHIARQPLRHGIQAIESARGGSSHQHNPFIALLRKGTTEDVGEVYAFNFVYSGNFMAQAEVDQFSTTRVTMGINPFDFNWKLEGGEEFQAPEVVMVYSSSGLGDMSRTFHDLYRTRLVRGTYRDKERPILVNNWEATYFDFHADQIMDIAKAGSELGIELFVLDDGWFGKRDNDKTSLGDWFVDQNKLPKGLDHLANEVNSLGMQFGLWFEPEMISVDSDLYREHPDWCLHVPHRPNSESRNQLILDFSREDVCEEITKRVCDILASAPISYVKWDMNRHMTEIGSALLPPDRQRETAHRYMLGLYQVMEKITSSFPDVLFESCSGGGGRFDPGILYYMPQTWTSDNTDAISRLKIQYGTSLVYPIVSMGSHVSAVPNHQVDRITSLDIRGDVAMSGNLGYELDLTKLPASEKDVVKKQVETYKEIRGLVQFGHFYRLLSPFEGNETAWLFTNDDQSEALVFYFSVVAEPAAPLKFLKVTGIDPNKQYQLVGTDQVFGGDELMYVGLSIPVELRGDFQSHSWYLREK, encoded by the coding sequence ATGGGAATTCAATATCGTTCGGAAGATAGACTCTTTCATTTGCAGGCAAAAGATACTAGTTATGTAATACAAGTCGTGAAAGGTGGCTATTTGCTTCATTTGTACTGGGGTAAGAGAATTAAGCAATACCGTCATTCAAACTATATCCAACAGGTCGACCGTGGTTTCTCTGGCAATCCTTATGATCATAAGGACGATCGTACGTTTTCATTAGATACCTTGCCACAGGAATACCCGCAATACGGAAATACGGATTTTAGAAAGCCAGCTTATCAGATTCAACTTCCAAATGGCTCAACGGTTTCAGATTTACGTTATGATTCTCATGTGATTTTTAAAGGGAAAAAGAAGCTTGACGGTCTGCCAGCTACCTATGTGGAGGACGAGAACGAAGCAGAGACTTTAGAAATCACTATGAAGGATGGAGTAGCGGGACTAACTGTTATCCTGAGCTATACGGTTTTTGAACAGCTGAATGTAATCACGAGGTCGGTCAGATTTAAAAATGAGAGCTCAGAAAATATGAATCTTTTGAGTGCACTAAGTATGAGCGTTGATTTTATGGATGCAGACTTTGATTTCTTACATCTTCACGGTGCGCATGTGAAGGAAAGACATATCGCCAGACAGCCTCTTCGTCATGGCATTCAAGCAATCGAAAGTGCAAGGGGAGGAAGCTCTCATCAGCATAATCCGTTTATTGCTTTGTTACGAAAAGGGACAACGGAAGATGTAGGCGAAGTGTACGCGTTTAACTTCGTGTACAGTGGGAATTTCATGGCTCAGGCAGAAGTGGACCAGTTTAGCACGACACGAGTGACAATGGGAATCAATCCATTCGATTTCAACTGGAAACTTGAAGGTGGGGAAGAGTTTCAGGCGCCTGAGGTTGTCATGGTGTATTCCTCTTCAGGTTTAGGGGATATGTCTAGAACCTTCCATGACCTTTATCGCACTCGTCTAGTAAGAGGAACGTATAGAGATAAAGAACGCCCAATTTTAGTAAACAACTGGGAAGCGACGTATTTTGACTTTCATGCAGATCAGATTATGGATATCGCCAAGGCAGGAAGTGAGTTAGGAATCGAGCTTTTTGTATTGGATGATGGATGGTTTGGAAAAAGAGACAATGACAAGACATCATTAGGCGATTGGTTCGTTGATCAAAACAAGCTCCCTAAAGGATTAGATCATCTTGCTAATGAAGTAAATTCGTTAGGTATGCAGTTCGGATTATGGTTTGAACCTGAAATGATCTCTGTGGATAGCGACCTATACCGCGAGCATCCAGATTGGTGTCTGCATGTGCCACATCGTCCAAATTCAGAAAGCAGAAACCAATTAATCCTTGATTTTTCAAGGGAGGATGTGTGCGAGGAGATTACAAAAAGGGTCTGTGATATTCTAGCAAGCGCCCCAATCTCTTATGTGAAATGGGATATGAACCGTCATATGACAGAAATCGGTTCCGCTCTTCTTCCGCCGGACCGACAAAGAGAGACGGCGCATCGATACATGCTTGGTTTGTATCAGGTGATGGAGAAGATTACTTCATCTTTCCCAGATGTACTATTTGAAAGCTGTTCAGGTGGTGGAGGAAGATTTGACCCTGGCATTCTGTACTATATGCCTCAAACATGGACGAGTGACAACACAGACGCTATTTCTCGCTTGAAAATTCAGTACGGAACTAGCCTTGTGTATCCAATCGTATCGATGGGTTCTCATGTATCAGCTGTTCCGAACCATCAAGTAGACCGAATCACCTCACTAGACATTAGAGGGGATGTGGCGATGTCAGGAAACTTAGGATACGAACTCGACCTAACCAAGCTGCCGGCAAGTGAAAAAGATGTGGTTAAAAAGCAGGTGGAGACATACAAGGAAATTAGAGGACTGGTCCAATTTGGACATTTTTACCGCCTGCTAAGTCCGTTCGAAGGAAACGAAACGGCATGGTTGTTTACAAATGATGATCAATCGGAAGCTCTCGTCTTTTATTTCTCTGTTGTAGCAGAACCTGCGGCACCACTGAAGTTTTTAAAGGTAACAGGTATTGATCCAAACAAACAATATCAGTTGGTTGGAACGGACCAAGTGTTTGGTGGAGACGAGCTTATGTATGTGGGCTTGAGTATCCCAGTTGAGCTTAGAGGAGATTTCCAAAGTCATAGTTGGTATTTGAGGGAAAAATAA
- a CDS encoding NAD-dependent epimerase/dehydratase family protein, translating into MKIIITGGAGFIGSHLSRRLLLEQHEVFIIDCLHSYYSPDRKRTHLDEIKKLGAFHFFNLDLLDREGTIRLIKEISPDVVIHLAALPGVAYSIDQPLEYVDYDVKATINVLEGAGKAGTRQVIFASSSSVYGNQEGPFLEEMAIGKVISPYAAAKYSAESFCHVYEHLYGFQMNILRFFTVYGPWGRPDMAIGHFIKKLMNGESIRVFGSGSARDYTYIEDIVEGINLTMMKSKESETFNIGSGRPITMERLLSELHIHFPTMVVNREGNRIGDVHQTWADISKAANQLGYQPKVEFSLGLEETVKWAKEYEGSL; encoded by the coding sequence ATGAAGATTATTATAACGGGTGGAGCAGGATTTATCGGAAGCCATCTTTCTAGAAGATTATTATTAGAGCAACATGAAGTGTTTATCATCGATTGTCTTCATTCCTATTATTCTCCAGATAGAAAAAGGACGCATTTGGATGAAATAAAAAAGCTGGGTGCCTTTCACTTTTTTAATTTAGACCTACTTGATCGAGAGGGGACCATTCGGCTAATAAAGGAAATCTCCCCTGATGTCGTGATTCATCTTGCAGCTCTACCAGGTGTTGCATATTCCATAGATCAACCACTCGAATACGTGGATTATGATGTCAAGGCAACGATTAATGTGTTAGAAGGAGCAGGAAAAGCGGGAACAAGGCAAGTGATTTTTGCTTCCTCGTCCTCGGTTTATGGAAATCAAGAAGGGCCATTCCTTGAAGAAATGGCAATCGGAAAGGTCATATCACCATATGCAGCTGCCAAATACTCTGCTGAATCCTTCTGCCATGTGTATGAACATTTATATGGATTCCAAATGAATATACTGAGGTTTTTTACGGTATATGGTCCATGGGGAAGACCGGATATGGCAATTGGTCATTTTATTAAAAAGCTTATGAACGGTGAAAGCATTCGCGTGTTTGGATCAGGGAGCGCACGTGACTATACGTACATTGAAGATATTGTAGAAGGTATCAACTTGACGATGATGAAAAGCAAAGAAAGTGAAACGTTTAATATTGGCTCAGGAAGACCGATTACGATGGAGCGTTTGTTATCTGAGTTACACATCCATTTTCCGACCATGGTCGTGAATAGGGAAGGCAATCGAATAGGGGATGTTCATCAAACATGGGCCGACATCTCAAAAGCTGCAAATCAGTTAGGCTATCAACCAAAGGTCGAGTTTTCATTAGGTCTAGAGGAAACGGTGAAATGGGCGAAAGAGTATGAAGGTTCTCTCTAA